A window from Pseudomonadota bacterium encodes these proteins:
- a CDS encoding NHLP leader peptide family RiPP precursor encodes MEHDEDFGLKMGQIVARCWADKDFKQRLMSDTTTVLGEYDIQIPEGMNFHIVENTEDDKYFVLPGSPEEMASGTNLSQVYGANCWPNSPS; translated from the coding sequence ATGGAACACGATGAAGATTTCGGCCTTAAGATGGGTCAGATTGTGGCAAGGTGCTGGGCTGATAAAGACTTCAAGCAACGTCTGATGTCGGACACTACGACGGTACTAGGGGAATACGACATCCAGATTCCTGAAGGCATGAACTTCCACATCGTAGAAAACACAGAAGACGACAAGTACTTCGTCCTGCCAGGCTCTCCGGAAGAGATGGCCAGCGGCACCAATCTATCGCAGGTGTACGGTGCAAACTGCTGGCCGAATAGTCCCTCCTAA
- a CDS encoding phytanoyl-CoA dioxygenase family protein yields MLRQNGGVCLRSAVALDWIDQLRDGVEEALANPSQFSKTKTRPNEMGRFVKETFVSTIRPSFQQVVVESNIAAIAATFMGRPQVRFVYDTWLAKYPGTARRTYWHQDHGIDGQCLIVWLPLDPVPKGSGVELLRGTHRHGACYYRGRFADVIEQAASSGQIDMNDSGGRRLLPMSEIEDNLDDYEIMSWEMEPGDCLVLDCYVVHGGGGNFGTSPIRRYSSRWMEPEARMTPHGAAIGDHVVAENVNVPLRRVDGINFDGDAYPLLPVQTEARRTDHKLAGS; encoded by the coding sequence TTGCTCCGCCAGAATGGTGGGGTTTGTCTGCGCTCCGCGGTTGCGCTCGACTGGATCGACCAGCTCAGGGACGGCGTCGAGGAGGCGCTCGCCAACCCGAGCCAGTTTTCCAAGACGAAGACACGACCGAACGAGATGGGGCGTTTCGTTAAGGAAACTTTCGTCAGCACGATACGTCCGAGCTTCCAACAGGTTGTCGTGGAATCCAACATTGCGGCGATAGCAGCCACGTTCATGGGCCGGCCACAGGTCCGCTTCGTTTACGATACGTGGCTCGCCAAGTACCCCGGGACCGCACGTCGAACGTACTGGCACCAGGACCATGGGATCGACGGCCAATGCCTGATCGTATGGCTCCCGCTTGATCCGGTCCCCAAGGGGTCGGGGGTAGAACTCTTGCGTGGGACCCACCGCCATGGCGCTTGCTATTACCGAGGTCGGTTCGCCGACGTGATCGAGCAGGCTGCATCGTCCGGGCAAATCGATATGAATGACTCGGGAGGGCGCCGATTGCTGCCGATGTCCGAGATTGAGGATAATCTCGACGATTACGAAATCATGTCGTGGGAAATGGAGCCCGGAGATTGCCTTGTGCTCGACTGTTATGTGGTGCACGGCGGCGGCGGGAACTTCGGCACGTCGCCAATACGGCGCTACTCGAGCCGCTGGATGGAACCAGAAGCCCGCATGACCCCGCACGGTGCCGCCATCGGCGACCATGTCGTCGCAGAGAACGTGAATGTACCACTCCGGCGTGTCGACGGTATCAATTTTGACGGCGACGCCTATCCTCTCCTACCAGTCCAGACCGAGGCGCGACGGACAGACCACAAACTTGCCGGCAGCTGA
- a CDS encoding phytanoyl-CoA dioxygenase family protein: MYHSGVSTVSILTATPILSYQSRPRRDGQTTNLPAAEKTAAPTVTNQSEFSLQTIQKRSVPFTAVQSSAFHRDGAVLLKSVFDVDAIEGLQHAVLDAAAAGSEHQKVFTQPGDLGRYVSDVWVSERSVTFRDFCRNATVASIPCFFLDSSSARFLYDSWIIKHPGTFDRTPWHQDWGIAGPVVSLWVPLDPVPRTASVQVVRGSHRWNRQFYEPWREAEFADMRRKLGPKLRNPNGSMPEPMPDIDRDRDRYEILSWSMEPTDCLVLNPMAIHGAPGNPTEVTMRRYTCRWSTPNARLSPSGTAYYATLGKTGHIDTVLEDGTAMLSDEGCPVITPAV; the protein is encoded by the coding sequence ATGTACCACTCCGGCGTGTCGACGGTATCAATTTTGACGGCGACGCCTATCCTCTCCTACCAGTCCAGACCGAGGCGCGACGGACAGACCACAAACTTGCCGGCAGCTGAAAAAACTGCTGCGCCGACGGTGACCAACCAAAGCGAATTTTCGCTCCAGACGATACAGAAGCGTTCTGTTCCGTTCACCGCGGTGCAAAGCAGCGCCTTTCACCGTGACGGCGCGGTCCTTCTAAAGAGCGTCTTCGACGTCGATGCGATCGAGGGTCTTCAGCATGCCGTTCTCGATGCAGCGGCTGCGGGCTCAGAGCACCAGAAGGTTTTCACGCAGCCGGGTGACCTCGGACGCTATGTGAGCGACGTTTGGGTCAGCGAGCGTTCCGTGACGTTCCGGGACTTTTGCCGTAACGCGACGGTCGCGTCGATCCCATGTTTCTTCCTCGACAGTTCTTCTGCGCGATTCCTTTATGACAGCTGGATCATAAAGCATCCGGGCACGTTTGATCGCACGCCATGGCACCAGGATTGGGGCATCGCGGGGCCTGTCGTCTCGCTGTGGGTGCCGCTCGATCCGGTACCCCGGACCGCCAGTGTGCAGGTCGTCAGGGGATCGCATCGTTGGAACCGTCAGTTCTACGAGCCATGGCGCGAAGCCGAGTTTGCCGACATGCGCAGGAAGCTCGGCCCGAAACTTCGCAATCCCAACGGTTCGATGCCCGAGCCGATGCCCGACATCGATCGGGATCGGGATCGTTACGAGATCCTGAGTTGGAGCATGGAACCGACCGATTGCCTTGTGCTGAACCCCATGGCCATCCATGGCGCGCCCGGCAATCCGACCGAGGTCACGATGCGGCGCTATACCTGCCGCTGGTCGACGCCCAACGCCAGGCTTTCGCCGTCGGGCACGGCGTACTATGCGACTCTTGGGAAGACAGGACACATCGATACCGTCCTCGAGGACGGTACCGCCATGCTTTCCGATGAGGGCTGCCCGGTGATCACGCCTGCGGTTTGA
- a CDS encoding ATP-binding cassette domain-containing protein: protein MIAVSALAPLAQGSIGIWSEIGTSQVVAITVVSVVLAMVSAACSLWLASRSDSQCGMRLVTDRIEAALTSNADASASSTRAAIGEIILSFGRGTSVTRLLALAAHGLTLVLGGAVLLCLRPLDFWSTALLLLVVAILVAHAGVFLRRLRLLHLGPSTALGSRARFFRLWRQRSWPSTIADVDPINEGSGDQSRDDDLIGSWPAIAIASIAVIQIALDPPTGSSGGVEAALILALAACLVGCGVLAFGNALSGLSGDLLAFGEEPQDSGRMRQPKIPPSGLRDSSVQLSGAALCHPSRRQPVLDGINLRIEPGTVVGIAGSPGSGKTALLKVILGLAGLDQGTLSFDGVGADAIDHRLRQQHVAGILQGERPLALTLMNNIRVFGGADEKSAFGSAAVVGLGIEPRTLPQGLSTMAGDRGAHLSTSEQQRLGLACALASDARVLVVDDVTSTLSTERMGAIFERVREDKRTLILVSSDPATLSRADVTYVIENGRIARREP from the coding sequence GTGATCGCCGTTTCCGCACTGGCGCCGTTGGCGCAAGGGTCCATTGGCATCTGGTCTGAGATTGGCACAAGCCAAGTTGTTGCGATCACGGTTGTTTCGGTTGTGCTCGCCATGGTCAGCGCCGCCTGTTCGCTCTGGCTGGCATCTCGGTCCGACTCTCAATGCGGGATGCGCCTTGTTACCGACCGAATCGAGGCCGCGCTGACCTCAAACGCGGACGCGTCGGCGTCGTCCACCCGGGCGGCGATCGGCGAAATCATCCTATCCTTCGGCCGGGGGACTAGCGTCACCCGATTGCTGGCGTTGGCCGCGCACGGCTTGACGCTCGTTCTGGGTGGTGCGGTCCTCTTGTGTTTGAGACCGTTGGATTTTTGGTCTACTGCACTCCTCTTGCTGGTCGTGGCCATCCTCGTTGCGCATGCGGGCGTGTTCCTGCGTAGACTGCGTCTGCTTCATCTGGGCCCTTCAACAGCCCTGGGGTCGCGGGCACGTTTTTTCCGGCTCTGGCGACAGCGCTCTTGGCCGTCGACCATTGCGGACGTCGACCCCATTAACGAGGGGTCGGGGGATCAATCACGCGATGATGATCTGATCGGCTCTTGGCCGGCGATTGCCATCGCGTCGATCGCGGTCATCCAGATTGCGCTCGATCCACCGACAGGGTCTTCGGGAGGTGTCGAGGCTGCTCTGATACTCGCATTGGCCGCATGTCTAGTCGGATGCGGCGTACTCGCTTTTGGCAACGCTCTAAGCGGCCTGTCCGGTGACCTCCTTGCCTTCGGGGAAGAGCCGCAAGACAGCGGCCGTATGCGACAGCCCAAGATACCTCCCTCCGGACTGCGCGATAGCAGCGTCCAGCTTTCGGGCGCGGCCCTTTGCCACCCATCGCGTCGGCAGCCCGTGCTGGACGGGATCAACCTGCGGATCGAGCCTGGAACGGTGGTCGGCATTGCCGGATCGCCGGGCAGCGGCAAGACGGCGCTGCTGAAGGTTATCCTCGGTCTCGCGGGTCTGGATCAAGGGACGTTGTCCTTCGACGGTGTTGGCGCGGATGCCATCGACCATCGGCTGCGTCAGCAGCACGTTGCCGGGATTTTGCAAGGAGAGCGTCCACTCGCGCTCACCCTGATGAACAATATTCGCGTGTTCGGTGGGGCGGATGAAAAGTCAGCCTTCGGATCGGCTGCTGTGGTTGGGCTTGGAATCGAGCCGCGTACATTGCCGCAGGGTTTGTCAACGATGGCAGGCGATCGTGGCGCGCATCTATCGACCTCCGAGCAACAGCGGCTTGGTCTGGCATGCGCACTGGCGAGCGATGCTCGCGTACTTGTGGTCGACGATGTGACATCGACACTAAGCACGGAACGTATGGGTGCGATCTTTGAGCGTGTCCGGGAAGATAAGCGTACGCTTATCCTGGTATCGTCAGATCCCGCGACATTATCGCGTGCCGACGTCACCTATGTGATCGAGAACGGGCGGATCGCGCGCCGCGAGCCATAG
- a CDS encoding cysteine peptidase family C39 domain-containing protein — protein sequence MTHEGRSVRTPHVAQLQTYDCGAAALLSILLYFDHDVGRGDLEGLVKPSRDGASLEALAGAAVKLGVPAEARRCSASDVLASRAPGLLHWRHAHYVVYEGVRGGRVRINDPACGRSTMTVEAFRRQFSGAAVVFDQAPDRPLKTTAQRTIGRLVTGLSATTPEALLQACIGFATGLVCGTLFLFMQDRFGAHQPSASNTFAIMLMVSLGVLALATLLRRFHRSRQKHRLRNLAANKLKDGFLSVRHWSSQFATLLSDPDRLFSPYDSDTLKWPAAWTALLGLLLVVPERYLGPFAVFALAVIVASGANLVAAWLKRPGKGTEGFDRAGSAIDAWLLDAVSDDPFLERLQRTPSLRDIILTELRARVRRWERERVIDVLPVLASLVAAAGLSAYAVVVVPGSGSVAAILIAAGALMAITLTTWAPQTATTSASVRQAVVRVLEQRQQSSARPDMGCMSRQAGIGRSGLRLECAAFDFRGPTRGLLKDVTLDIEPGCVVLVLGEPGCGKSVLGQVAAGLLPPDRGILTLDGQPLFDPVDPLDILYVCEEKPFRAGTIMANLQSFREEDGLDEAWIFDNASFASAVGRLKDGSATPIREDGFPLSHGERDRLRLAQVLSAKPRFVVLDEPFRHFTAAEESRAISALRQRDIGALVLSSRSRASAGYDGVFRLAGGRLEPIPIERDASVHPR from the coding sequence ATGACCCATGAAGGCCGCTCTGTCCGCACACCGCATGTAGCGCAACTCCAGACCTATGATTGCGGCGCGGCGGCCCTGCTCAGCATCCTGCTTTACTTCGACCATGATGTTGGCCGCGGGGACCTCGAGGGCCTTGTGAAGCCATCGCGCGACGGCGCCTCCCTCGAAGCTCTCGCGGGCGCGGCCGTCAAGCTCGGCGTTCCCGCCGAGGCGCGTCGTTGCAGCGCGTCTGATGTTCTGGCGTCGAGGGCACCCGGTTTGCTTCATTGGCGCCACGCGCACTATGTCGTCTACGAAGGCGTCCGTGGCGGACGGGTTCGGATCAACGATCCGGCGTGTGGACGCAGCACAATGACTGTTGAGGCCTTCCGGCGCCAGTTCTCAGGCGCGGCCGTTGTCTTTGATCAAGCACCCGACAGGCCGCTCAAGACAACAGCACAGCGGACGATTGGTCGACTTGTGACCGGGCTGTCGGCCACCACACCTGAAGCGCTTCTCCAGGCATGCATTGGCTTCGCCACCGGCTTGGTCTGCGGCACGCTCTTTTTGTTCATGCAGGATCGATTTGGCGCGCACCAGCCGTCTGCATCGAACACTTTCGCCATCATGCTCATGGTGTCACTGGGCGTCCTCGCATTGGCGACCCTGCTTCGACGTTTCCATCGTTCCAGACAAAAACACCGTCTACGCAACCTTGCAGCAAACAAGCTCAAAGACGGGTTTCTGTCGGTCCGACATTGGTCATCCCAATTCGCGACACTTCTCTCAGATCCCGATCGTCTTTTTTCGCCTTACGACAGCGACACCTTGAAATGGCCCGCCGCTTGGACCGCCTTGCTTGGTCTTCTGCTCGTCGTACCCGAGCGTTACCTCGGCCCTTTTGCCGTGTTCGCCTTGGCCGTCATCGTGGCAAGCGGCGCAAATCTGGTCGCGGCTTGGCTGAAACGTCCCGGGAAAGGCACGGAAGGGTTCGACCGCGCCGGCTCGGCCATCGATGCCTGGCTGCTTGATGCGGTCAGTGATGATCCCTTTCTCGAGAGGCTGCAACGTACGCCCAGTCTTCGCGATATTATCCTGACCGAGCTGCGCGCACGGGTCAGAAGATGGGAACGGGAACGCGTGATCGACGTGCTTCCCGTTCTCGCCAGTCTCGTAGCTGCTGCCGGTCTAAGCGCATACGCGGTTGTCGTGGTGCCCGGCTCAGGATCGGTCGCGGCGATCCTGATCGCGGCCGGTGCTCTTATGGCAATCACGCTTACGACTTGGGCGCCGCAAACAGCCACCACGTCAGCCTCCGTTCGCCAAGCCGTCGTCCGTGTACTCGAACAGCGCCAGCAATCGTCGGCCCGGCCCGACATGGGCTGCATGTCTCGACAAGCGGGCATTGGGCGCAGCGGACTGCGGCTCGAGTGTGCTGCCTTCGATTTTCGTGGTCCAACGCGCGGACTTCTCAAGGATGTCACCTTGGACATCGAGCCGGGCTGTGTCGTCCTTGTTTTGGGGGAGCCTGGTTGCGGCAAATCGGTACTCGGCCAGGTGGCCGCTGGTCTGCTGCCACCCGATCGGGGGATCCTGACCTTGGACGGACAACCGCTGTTCGATCCTGTCGACCCTTTGGACATCCTCTATGTGTGCGAGGAAAAACCCTTCCGTGCCGGAACAATCATGGCGAATCTTCAGTCCTTTCGAGAGGAGGATGGCCTCGACGAGGCGTGGATCTTCGACAACGCATCATTCGCGAGCGCTGTTGGTCGTCTCAAGGACGGAAGTGCCACGCCTATTCGCGAGGACGGTTTCCCCCTTAGCCATGGTGAGCGCGATCGTCTGAGGCTAGCGCAAGTGCTGTCCGCCAAACCGCGTTTCGTAGTTCTGGACGAACCCTTCCGACACTTCACCGCCGCAGAGGAAAGCCGCGCCATATCGGCGCTGCGCCAGCGAGACATCGGTGCCCTCGTGCTCTCGTCACGTTCGCGTGCCTCGGCGGGCTACGATGGCGTCTTCCGCCTGGCCGGGGGGCGGCTCGAGCCCATCCCGATCGAACGTGATGCATCCGTCCACCCCCGATAG
- a CDS encoding SagB family peptide dehydrogenase produces the protein MTRGEHDASATERLCWRWRSQVDVDLQAGTVGCNERGERLTLSPSILPHLAPLIDGLSGRGLDDDTVRSMGSQPDAALLYAYLARFLEELWIEWVFDVDGATVAVFTSLASGFRPEPPRRAAPDGRLSRFTFLRFVDGNPVLSSSVVPCRAELSDRGVRALLDFQTAPVDTATCPPNEFGAMLARFGLLECETSSTDQLKESWEFADALFHASSTRGRDVPIVGLNRELQARFAGPVTYEANAEEQATGPTIALAEVARPLEGQSAVLDLMGRRRSCREWSSQDMPLEDLSVFLSHVARGSDMRPPMAGGIRTFGWYLVAGRVDGLADGVYRYNDEQHGLETFKDSRPQADAMLAAAAASMNRPEQHPHALILLTVRLPDLSWRYSGMAYRLALLDAGVVFHAMYLQATDMGLGGCALGTVDPRPFEAATKTGWPAETPIVAFALGVPA, from the coding sequence ATGACCCGGGGGGAGCATGACGCATCGGCAACGGAACGCTTGTGTTGGCGATGGCGTTCACAGGTCGACGTCGACCTGCAGGCAGGTACGGTCGGCTGCAACGAAAGAGGCGAACGTCTGACCCTGTCGCCATCCATTCTGCCGCACCTCGCTCCGCTCATCGACGGCCTCTCTGGACGCGGTCTCGACGACGATACCGTCCGATCGATGGGATCGCAGCCGGATGCAGCCTTGCTTTACGCTTATCTCGCCCGATTTCTCGAAGAGCTATGGATCGAGTGGGTGTTCGATGTCGATGGCGCCACCGTGGCGGTGTTTACCTCGCTGGCAAGCGGGTTCCGGCCGGAGCCACCAAGACGCGCCGCGCCCGATGGGCGGTTGTCGCGTTTCACGTTCCTTCGGTTCGTTGACGGCAACCCCGTCCTTTCGTCATCCGTCGTACCCTGCCGGGCCGAGTTGTCTGACCGCGGTGTACGCGCCTTGCTCGATTTCCAGACCGCGCCTGTGGATACCGCGACGTGCCCGCCAAACGAATTTGGCGCCATGCTGGCTCGCTTTGGCTTATTGGAATGTGAGACAAGCAGCACCGACCAGCTCAAGGAAAGCTGGGAATTCGCCGATGCGCTCTTTCATGCCTCCAGCACCCGTGGCCGGGATGTTCCCATCGTGGGTCTCAACCGGGAACTGCAGGCGCGGTTTGCCGGTCCGGTGACCTATGAAGCCAATGCTGAGGAACAGGCCACCGGTCCGACGATAGCGCTTGCGGAGGTTGCCCGACCGCTAGAAGGCCAGTCTGCCGTGCTCGATCTGATGGGGAGGCGGCGATCCTGCCGCGAGTGGTCCAGTCAGGATATGCCGCTGGAAGACCTGTCGGTGTTTCTTTCACATGTCGCGCGCGGCTCCGACATGCGGCCGCCGATGGCAGGCGGCATCCGAACATTCGGATGGTATTTGGTCGCTGGCCGGGTCGATGGTCTTGCGGATGGCGTGTATCGCTACAACGACGAACAACACGGTCTGGAGACGTTCAAGGACTCGCGACCGCAGGCAGACGCAATGCTGGCGGCCGCAGCGGCATCGATGAACAGGCCCGAACAACACCCTCACGCGCTGATTCTGCTTACGGTCCGATTGCCCGATCTGTCGTGGCGCTACAGCGGTATGGCTTACCGGCTCGCGTTGCTTGATGCCGGTGTGGTCTTCCACGCCATGTACTTGCAGGCGACCGACATGGGGCTTGGCGGGTGTGCTTTGGGTACGGTCGATCCGAGGCCGTTTGAGGCGGCGACCAAGACTGGCTGGCCGGCGGAAACACCAATTGTTGCCTTTGCGCTTGGTGTGCCGGCATGA
- a CDS encoding TOMM precursor leader peptide-binding protein, whose protein sequence is MLRTHLRYGALADDLTLIFGETESLMIGMIDEAHLGLLLSLLDGRRTVRQIIQTLDHRIDVAHIFSALNTLDEQGCLDSIEGDVVPEPGFWHGAGLDLEQVRASLQCASTAVAGCGIEPGLLAKLRDALGQFGVDALPYSDAVSPAFTTVLVDDYLNPDLAAFNRLSLSRGTPWLLAKPIGRFLWFGPLFDPERGACWACLAQRLRDNRRDELAVSAAGTAPTPDAPTTSLYDDASVSILAVQIALLLGGARRDELAESFTTLDHVGLASTRHAFPRRPQCAECGAGDVGASAYLDRTAVSARPGIVLQRHAKNPMANGGHRVCPSEETVARLSPLVSPITGVIPPISDNAVGPFSVAKCKQVTPWRPNSWQRRGDLSLGAGGKGPSSAQARAGCMAEAVERYCGTFQGDEPRISGTLDDLAPIAIHPNSVMGFSDRQYANRATGRQKGFPVPKPFDASMELDWTPVWSLRDEIWRLLPTACCYYESPPPNDFCLSDSNGCAAGNVMVEAVLHALLELIERDALAIWWYNMLCRPPLDHGRLNMFAGEHVAGLSRELAARGRSFALIDLTNDLHVPVIGAVSADETSGEKVVFGFGAHLDVSIAAMRAASELVQLDVYGREAEQSDGRRMAQLRHWFATATLDSHPYLAPDAMALPAAHIDVAEEADLNDDVATLVGLLQDRGHDVLILDATRPDIDFPVVRVVVPGLRHYHMRFASGRLYDVPVAMGWAASPTAEDDLNPIGYFA, encoded by the coding sequence TTGCTTCGAACGCATTTGCGCTATGGCGCACTCGCCGACGATTTGACGTTGATCTTCGGCGAGACCGAAAGCCTGATGATAGGGATGATTGACGAGGCTCATCTCGGACTGTTGTTGTCCCTCCTTGACGGCAGACGGACGGTTCGACAGATCATTCAGACGCTGGACCATAGGATCGATGTCGCCCACATTTTCTCGGCGCTGAACACGTTAGACGAGCAGGGTTGCCTTGATAGTATCGAAGGCGACGTTGTGCCGGAGCCGGGCTTCTGGCATGGCGCAGGGTTAGATCTCGAGCAGGTTCGAGCTTCTTTGCAGTGCGCGTCGACGGCCGTTGCCGGTTGCGGTATCGAGCCCGGACTTCTCGCCAAGCTGCGCGATGCACTCGGCCAGTTCGGCGTCGACGCTCTGCCCTACTCTGACGCAGTTTCCCCGGCCTTCACGACCGTCCTGGTCGACGACTATCTCAACCCTGACCTGGCAGCGTTCAACCGCCTCTCACTGAGCCGGGGGACACCTTGGCTATTGGCAAAGCCGATTGGACGCTTCTTGTGGTTTGGACCCTTGTTCGATCCGGAACGAGGAGCCTGCTGGGCGTGCCTCGCCCAAAGGCTGCGTGACAATCGCCGTGACGAGCTGGCCGTCTCCGCCGCCGGAACAGCGCCCACGCCCGACGCGCCGACCACCAGTCTTTACGACGACGCATCGGTCTCGATCCTGGCGGTTCAGATCGCACTTCTTTTGGGTGGTGCGCGGCGCGACGAGCTTGCTGAATCGTTCACGACGCTTGATCACGTCGGCCTGGCAAGCACGCGGCATGCTTTCCCGCGTCGGCCGCAGTGCGCCGAGTGTGGTGCCGGCGACGTCGGCGCAAGCGCGTATCTGGATCGCACCGCGGTTTCTGCGCGTCCGGGCATTGTGCTGCAGCGACACGCCAAGAACCCGATGGCAAACGGCGGCCATCGCGTGTGCCCATCGGAGGAGACGGTGGCGCGTCTGTCACCGCTCGTAAGCCCCATCACCGGCGTCATTCCGCCGATTAGCGACAACGCGGTGGGTCCTTTCAGTGTGGCCAAGTGCAAGCAAGTAACGCCGTGGCGTCCCAACAGCTGGCAGCGGCGCGGCGATCTTTCCTTGGGCGCCGGCGGCAAGGGTCCGAGTAGCGCTCAGGCCCGGGCCGGTTGCATGGCCGAAGCCGTCGAACGTTACTGCGGTACCTTCCAAGGTGATGAGCCACGAATCTCCGGTACGCTAGACGACCTCGCTCCCATCGCTATTCATCCCAACAGTGTCATGGGCTTCAGTGACCGGCAGTACGCCAACCGTGCCACGGGCAGGCAAAAGGGTTTCCCGGTACCCAAGCCCTTCGATGCGTCGATGGAGCTGGACTGGACGCCCGTGTGGTCGTTGCGTGACGAGATCTGGCGCTTGCTGCCGACGGCGTGCTGCTACTACGAGTCGCCACCGCCGAACGACTTCTGCCTCAGCGATTCGAACGGCTGCGCTGCCGGTAACGTGATGGTCGAAGCGGTTCTGCACGCGCTACTGGAGCTAATCGAGCGCGATGCGCTTGCCATCTGGTGGTACAACATGCTGTGCCGTCCGCCACTGGATCACGGCCGCCTGAACATGTTCGCCGGTGAACATGTCGCAGGCCTGTCGCGAGAACTGGCGGCTCGCGGCAGATCGTTCGCGCTGATTGATCTGACGAACGACCTGCATGTTCCGGTCATCGGAGCCGTGTCGGCGGACGAAACGTCTGGCGAGAAGGTCGTCTTCGGCTTCGGCGCCCACCTCGACGTCTCCATCGCCGCTATGCGTGCGGCGAGCGAACTCGTCCAGCTCGATGTCTATGGCAGGGAAGCCGAGCAGTCCGACGGACGGCGAATGGCGCAATTGCGCCACTGGTTTGCAACCGCGACCTTGGACAGTCATCCCTATCTTGCCCCGGACGCCATGGCGTTACCGGCCGCGCATATCGACGTCGCCGAAGAGGCAGATCTTAATGACGATGTCGCAACACTGGTGGGACTGCTGCAAGACCGGGGGCACGATGTGCTGATCCTTGATGCCACCCGGCCCGATATCGACTTTCCGGTTGTCCGCGTTGTGGTGCCGGGCCTGCGCCACTATCACATGCGCTTTGCGTCCGGCCGCCTCTACGACGTTCCTGTTGCGATGGGCTGGGCAGCGTCGCCGACGGCCGAAGACGATCTGAACCCGATCGGATACTTCGCATGA
- a CDS encoding sulfotransferase — protein sequence MRRLHLVNLSLPKTGTKSIAGLFANFRARHEYQFEAATKILEAYHHRRVERTDLSAFLLTRDTLGHLEVDSASVNFWFADLFVELFPQARFLVVLREPYAWLESVLAHLQRDVVEMKAHGLPYPASFRRLADVSGINFDPRSAESPDDFRGTMPFLSRQMLEFWCEQNTRLMRVVPPHRRLVLQTDDLSRSHNALSRFVGVKTEMLDVEAGHLHRRPDKSTLLAPCVRDSIEDALGSRPSHLWSEIKRLVVTDISAAGTSDAAQSGENTQQGVVSQSRV from the coding sequence ATGCGCCGCTTACACCTTGTAAACCTGAGTCTGCCAAAGACGGGGACCAAGTCCATCGCCGGTCTCTTTGCCAACTTTCGCGCTCGCCACGAATACCAGTTTGAAGCAGCCACAAAGATACTAGAAGCGTACCATCACAGGCGGGTTGAACGAACGGATCTGAGCGCTTTCTTGTTGACCCGCGATACGCTCGGGCACCTTGAGGTGGATAGCGCCAGCGTCAACTTTTGGTTTGCGGACCTATTCGTCGAACTGTTCCCCCAAGCGCGTTTTCTTGTGGTGCTTCGCGAACCCTATGCCTGGCTCGAATCGGTCTTGGCACATCTGCAACGAGATGTGGTTGAGATGAAGGCGCACGGCCTGCCCTATCCAGCCAGCTTCAGGCGGCTGGCCGATGTGAGCGGCATAAACTTCGATCCCAGGTCGGCCGAAAGCCCAGACGACTTTAGAGGCACCATGCCATTCTTGTCGCGCCAAATGCTGGAGTTCTGGTGCGAGCAGAACACCCGACTCATGCGCGTTGTGCCGCCGCATCGCAGACTCGTTTTGCAGACAGACGATTTGTCTCGCTCGCACAATGCTCTCAGTAGGTTTGTCGGCGTGAAGACTGAAATGCTCGACGTCGAGGCCGGCCACTTACATCGGCGTCCCGACAAGTCGACCTTACTCGCGCCTTGCGTCCGCGATTCAATTGAGGATGCTCTTGGATCGCGCCCATCCCATCTGTGGTCGGAGATCAAGCGATTGGTGGTCACCGATATCAGCGCCGCAGGAACAAGTGATGCGGCACAATCGGGCGAGAACACACAGCAAGGCGTCGTCTCGCAATCCCGCGTATGA